taactaaCTTGGGCAgtgataataaaaacaaaaaattttaatattactaacattgatgcaaaaaaaaaaaacgtgatgcaactcaaaatgacacgaTATGCATTAAGCCTATAATCACAAATCTAAACTGGCACGAGTTTATATAtgagtttattattataaatattatacgctgtttataataaataataaatagtaaaaaattgtaattagcAGCACCGATTCGAACTTCTTTCTACCCTGCGATCGACTGTCACGCGATCAGGAGCATCTTGAGGTTCTTTCCCGTGAGTTTTGTCCAAGATAGCTTCTGCCAATTCACTGAACGCGCGGTCAATATTTATGTCTGCCTTTGCTGAGGTTTCCATAAATCTGATTCCATGCTCTCTGGCAAtctattattaaagaataatatagtataaaaatctttaaacaCAAATATCACCAAAAGTTGactaatcatttttaaatactaactGCTTCTCCTTTTTCTGTGCTGACAACACGCCGGTCTTCCACATCACTTTTATTGCCCAATATCATTTTTTCTACATCCTCATTAGCATGCTATAAATAAAACAccattttatcattaatcaaCCGGAAAAAAGGTTATcttcatattatttttaatttatactttttattaatattaaaattttttgtgagcTTACTTCATCAATATTCCTGAGCCACTTGACAATATTCTCAAATGTTTTTTCATTAGTTATGTCATAAACGAGCATTATGCCCATAGCTCCTCGGTAGTAAGAAGTAGTGATAGTATGGAAACGCTCTTGACCAGCAGTGTCCCTGTAATCACATAAATATCTTGTGATAAACTCTACAAGTCACCACAACTTAtgatgattataaattattatttttttttttattacaagttacttatttgtatattaatatttttcttaccatatctgtaattttatttttttgcctcTCAGTTCGACAGTTTTTATCTTGAAATCGATCCctgtaatcaattttatttttcagttaatttaatgatataactagtttaattataataaagtttagttgtagagaaaaaataataagtgcgtgacaattttaaaataagcaaattattattacaagttGTATCACAGGTCATTGATCTTGTGATCATTGAACTTACCTATTGTAGAAATAAAAGTTGTTGAAAACGCGTCATCCGAAAATCTGAAAAGAATACAAGTTTTTCCAACCCCTGAGTCGCCGATTAACAGCAATTTGAACAACAAATCGTATGTCTTCTTAGCCATTTTATCACCTGAGTATCAGCCTCAATAAATATAACCAAAAAATCAGTGATTTgacaataaattatcaaaaataaatagagtTAATTCAAGCGCCTTTGAGGTAGAGCGAGTTGTCTTAAGTGGATGTTATTTTAGACTATTATTTTCAGCTACTGCTACTGCTATAACATGAATTCACACTGGACTAGTTGTGACTTTAATGTGTTTGTATTATATTTAAGTTTAGTTTTAATAGTGTTTCAAGGTCAGTGGAGGGCGCGTCTCAGCGTTAACGACGCACAACACTGACGTACTGAAATTTAACGACGTCTTATCTGGACTTTTGTCGATGATTAATATAAGGGATACACAGGAAGAAGGAATATAAAAAACACTAGCCGAAACTTCTGTCTACTCCGGTACTAGCTACCTCTTTTCACTATCCATCAAACTATACACCaacacatataaatatattatatataagtaatgtatatatatttaatattcacaGTTTCACAGTaagttttttgcaatttcttaGTAGTAAGACAGCGACATCTAGTACAATTATCATGAATTTAAATCCAACTCCCACCATCTACTACCTTTTCGCTAGAATTCGAATAATTGGTTCGAAAACTGCGCATAATTTCAAAATGTCAGATTGAcaaatctattttatttaaaaataaacagaataataaaaaattagaatttgtaaaaatcattaaatatataaaaaaaaaaaacctatgaATGAAGATTATTCTAAAATCAGAACATACCTGAcggtttgtttaatttttttatacaaattattgtaataaattttaatttccgatTCACAATTGCCGCGCTAGTCTTCTTTTTCACCCGTCATTGGTTGAATGGTTCCGATTTATTGATAATGCGCTCACAAATATACTGCGCATCACAAATTCAAACTGATTGGTCAGCTACATTAGTAAAGTAGAAAGTAGTGCAAGTACATGTGTATCTACTTTTCTGCATCAACTTTAATTGCATTGGTAGATCATGTTACAATTTGATAACATGAAAACCTGCCCA
The sequence above is drawn from the Cotesia glomerata isolate CgM1 linkage group LG4, MPM_Cglom_v2.3, whole genome shotgun sequence genome and encodes:
- the LOC123263821 gene encoding ras-related protein Rab-10, whose translation is MAKKTYDLLFKLLLIGDSGVGKTCILFRFSDDAFSTTFISTIGIDFKIKTVELRGKKIKLQIWDTAGQERFHTITTSYYRGAMGIMLVYDITNEKTFENIVKWLRNIDEHANEDVEKMILGNKSDVEDRRVVSTEKGEAIAREHGIRFMETSAKADINIDRAFSELAEAILDKTHGKEPQDAPDRVTVDRRVERSSNRCC